The nucleotide window aaaaaaagaaagaagaattgtcaaaggtccatgccctaaaaaaatatagaagctggggcaacttgttttgaaaaaaaaaagaagaaaaaaagaaaagatagaaaaaacaaaagaaaagaaaaaaaaaacagaaagaaaaatgagaaaattagTTAGGtgagatgtttgaactacgttcgacctgattccttaaaaaaaggatacgtaggcagcctcacggttcggtccaacaaaataagaattcagaaaagcaaaaaaattccaaaaaaatccccaatagctgaaactggggcagatatttttatttcacttgtaaaagagtcggttccaagagttgtaagtccataacccctcattttgagtctactttgagccttcatgccgacctttttgtctaaccctatccaaaaaccttccaaataaagacctcccgatacactttcaagaatgccaagagaaacatgcaatgagcaacgacggtcacgcgacatagaacactgtcagGATGCTCGCACAAGAAAagcgaaagaaaaagaaaaagaaaaaggaaaatgagagtcttattagtgaaaaccctcacgggcactgtaaggcgacagtaagcagagatgaataaatgagagagacttgttggtgaaaacccctcgggcgctactagtcgaaagtgagtcgtgaagctgatgcaaaggattgaCACGGATAGGCCCGACTTCAaagatcataagaatggtaaaaaggaagattggattagtttgatagatcaggccgttgagtccaaaatgcatgtcatgattattaaggctagttattggaaaaaaaaagaaaaaaaaaattcttccttctgtccttccgacaggggcatttcttgttaatatttgtTTCTTTGTGTCATTGTGTCTTTCACCCTGAGTCAGTCCTTCTCAAAACAAGCCAGagaagatttcaaaatctgctaccagcttttcagttgtacaaagtaaatttggccagcaaacTCAGTTGTTaatgtcaacatgccttgaggattcatacaaaggctttcccaaaagactcttgtcagcctggTTGGCGTAAACAAATATAGcttgtgattctctctgataGACAAATTGCTCAGATATCAGAAAAGATCATCTAAGAAAAGATCTTCAGTTGGGATAATGCTGATTGAGCTAGAAATACAAATGGTACCGGGTGTGAAACAGTCAGAGTTGGTGCAGAACAAAAGTTTCTTGAGACTGACTCAAGATGATCAAGCAAAAGGCAAGCTgctcaagactcaaggccacaaaccgaccaccattttcaaaactgacaaatttttctttgtatgaaacaggagcaaagcggtgcaaggaaagtgtttcaaaaagaaaaaaaagaaaaaaaacaacaaaaaaaaagagaagaaaaaagaaaagacgagaagagccgacaaaaggaagtttctcaaatctttgcctttatttgtcttgctattgtgcataaaatcttgccattgatcttcacatttttcctcctaggataaaaagtcctagtctgatggattttcctcccaatataaatcttagtctgatgaatttttctcctaagatagaaaacctagtctgatgaactttctcctagtatcacaatcttagtctgatgaatttttctcctaagatagaggacctagtctgatgaattttctcctaggatcaaaatcttagtcggatgaatctttctcctaagataataaattagaaaacctagtctgatgacttTTCTCCtgggatcaaaatcttagtctgatgaatttttctcctaagatagaaaacctagtctgattaactttctcctaggatagatgtcttagtctgatgaatatttctcctaagatacaaaacctagtctgatgaattttctcctaggataaacatcttagtctgatgaatctttctcctaagataacaaaaagaggacctagtctgatgaactttctcctaggatcaaaatcttagtctgatgaatttttctcctaagatagaagacctagtctgatgaactttctcctgggatagaaatcttagtcggatgaatctttctcctaagataccaaaaaaaaagaagagaaaaaggacctagtctgatgaattttctcctaggattaacgtcttagtctgatgaatctttctcctaagatagaaaacctagtctgacgaattttctcttaggatattttggaaaaaaaaggaagtcgggatttgaaaaaaaaggggtcaatttttagttttctttagttatcaatgtttagttttcttgaaatcagggatcccgcttggagaatagggtcagtctttactttagtcaaacttagtttatagttttcctagtctattctttagtttactctcatcattgcatcaatagtacaagttgTTTACAATTTTGcgaacaactcacaaatcttcctaatgcaaaccggggcagaaaaaaattcttttgttttgtttgttttgttgtaatcaggcgcccacctggagaacaagggaagacaactcaagtttgaagggaaagcagtttcgaaggaagacaactcgagtttcaagggaaagcagtttcgaaggaagacaattcaagttttaagggaaaatggttcaaggtgcaagggaaaacaatgtcaagtaacaagagaagacggttcaagttcagcaatcaggcgcccacttggaaaacaaaagggggaattcaattcagaatgcaattcaggtcagcaacaaaagaagctcgcgtcaagaatgcgagtcagcagtccaagatgatcaaccgaagttagtcacaatctagaataaaaagaaaaaaaaaagaaagacaagaagtgaatccaaatgcagaagttaatgaaagatgtgagttgctcaagacagggctgaggtcacaagctctgcatgtcccgtcttggtttgaaaagctgaagaagattgaactaACACCCGCAGCTAACAagtatcaagattcagatcagagtccgcatgaaaaaccaaccaagactcaagatcaagcttcagaagactcatagataggaatcttgtaattcgtagctgataggcttagttaatcttttttatttttgattttgatgtaataacgagatcgcggaccggaacctcggcggaatGACATCTCGACCGGCTCTCCATCTCGGcacactccatcatctcactcacctttgaactacacgtggcctgattcctttatagccaaggatatgtagacaactcagataccagggctcggtcacattcccctctctcttagttttagtttctccaaataagggtcgggtcaaaaaacttgtctagtcgttctttgtctgaaaatacttcgtctttccagtcaaagaggggcagctgtagacatgtgatttttgaccctccccaagttTTTTTATactttagcatgtaaatatttaattttggtctaatatcgctatttcaactaattttgactcttttactttatttaattacaagaaaatgaaaattacaaaaatattttattttatgtacctttcataaagtaaaaaaaattacaaaaatagtaccttatttttatctttatataatcttgaaaaatataaaaaatatataatagtttcatgttttaatatagtttagtttaattaattagaatttgtttttgcatcatgtagtatagttatcttatattaaaggaatttagctatggttttttgaataataatttttggagtcttcttagcccaaaattgagacacaaaagacatggtccaacctaATTAtccttagcccattcttcccaacccattagctcatttaagtgcaagatttaatcctagccatctatttccttctaatccaatggccatcatcctttcccacttccatataaaataccaaattatagaaACCCTATCCTTTAAGTTTTTAATTCCAAAAACCTAGCTAACACACAAAAACGGCGGATTCAAAAGAGGAGTCCATGGTCTCCAATTCTCAGATATAGCAAAACGGTAGCAACCATTATGTTGACTATACACTGTTCTGTTCTTCAGCTGATTCCTTTCTTCTTCTAATAATTACGTGCTTCTAACTCCTAAAGCTCCTTTTTGGAGCTCCAATTATTTAACTCCAAATACCAAAATCCAGAGCAGGATTATCAAAGAATGGGGGTAGGAGGACGTGAGGTGGCAATTTCATTGGATGGAGTGAGGGACAAGATTGTGATGTAATTGAAGTAAATCAATATTGCAATTTTCCCAATTCGCTACAATGATAGGTATTACATTGATGCCATTGCCTCTGGTGATTTTACCAAGCTAGCGTATTACAGTGACATTTGTGTTGGTTCAAGTGCATGTCGCCTTGAGAAGAAGGAAGGTGGGGCTGTTCGTGTTTATAATGACTACGGTTGTTTTTGCTCCATATCATGGGCTAGGTATTGTTTTTTTCGGTGTATTCGAGGTTTCAGTTTGTAATTTCGGTGTTTCGGTACAAGTATTGTTGCTTTGCTTAGCCCGATTGACTTGCAATTTTCagctttgttcatcaataaaaggttCACTTCTCAATTTTCAGTCTCATTTTATTGTGTTATGATAGCTTTGTGCGCGTGTTGGTTGTTTTGTGATTCTACGTTGTTTGAGTAGCATGTCTTCGTTTTCCttaaaattgttttaattagtttttatttcgattgtgatgCATGTAGTCTTGGGATCTTGAATAAATGCTTTTAATCGGTTAGATGGAAAAATCGGggttgtttctttcttggcaaggaataagCATTGGCCATTAGGTTGATTTTGGACCATAGGGAATCCGGCCAATTAATAGATCATGTTGGCTAGCCTATTTgccccaataatatcttgttcataaatttggccttataacaatctcaaagattaggaaaataattcaaatgcgtagcttgctttaggcgtgctagttaataatttaccttcctaaactcgggtgcgcatttatgtgacccaaatccaaatcacaACAACGTTGGATAAAATGTGTCagggaccgcgggtgcatttatgtgacgtggttgaagacgtattttaaatgacgttgcaatcttccttaaaaatgattaaaagcggttaattatttaaaattgtaTCATAggctaaacatgtactaaaaccagataataggccaattataacagttgagcgaccgtgctagaaccacggaactcgggaatgcctaacactttctcccgggttaacagaattccttacccggatttctgtgttcgcggaccgataataaagtcaatcttttcctcgattcgggatttaaaccggtgacttgggacactataaattatctcaagtggcgactctgaatttcaaataaaataattccgtttcgattgtcacttaaattggaaaaaactcccttatacacccctTTACGGGAGTGTaaggtaaaaggaggtgtgacaataagtTAGTTGCTCATTCACATATTTCTAATTCATCAGCAATATCTCGACTTGAATTGTGCCAACGTGAATGTAGCATCTTTATGTAGTAGTTTATAAACTTGTATCATGTACTGCAGGCAGTCACTCAATTGATGATAGAAGCTAATGTGTTTATTTCATTAGCAAAGAAGGAGTCTCCTGATAGAGTTTTTGTTTCTTCCCTTGCAATTGCCTTGGTCTCTGTTCTGGCAGGGGAACTAGGTTTGCTACTGGATCTCATTGACCTAATTATTTTGATTTTCACCTTTTAATGAGACATTTTCTCTTGTTATATTTAGGTCGAAAGAGAAGCAGATCCAACTTTTTGAAGTTTTATGTCTTTGGGTCATCCATGGCGATCCTGCTGTCAGTGGCCTATCTTGCTATGAGCAATTTCTCATTGGAGGTATGGTTATTTGTTAATTTATTCTGATACGAAAATTGGTGCTACTAGCTGTTATTACTGACTGAAAATTATCTATGACGTTTTTGCTTTATATTTAATTATGCTGAATAGGGACCTCATCCACTATTTGGTATGATTGAGTTAGTATCAAAATTGCTGCAACAAATATGGTTGTTTTACTTATTTCAACCTTACCGTAGCTTGCTAAATACTAACACAAGAATTTTGGGACATGAGCAACAAATAACAAGTTTGTCTGTGATTTTATTCAGCAGTATGCACAATCTTTTCAAATCTGAGATTTTGTATCTGACTACAGAATTATCTTAGGCCCTACAAACTAAAATACTTATACCTTCTGATGATAGAATTTGATCACTTTTAAGTTCCAAAATTGCCTCTCTTTTTTTCATTGACGGCTCATAACATTATACTGCAATTTGGACGTTGCATGCTGACAATTGTTGGTTAGCCCCACCTCATCCCAAgagattgggggggggggaggaaagTGTTTGCTTTGTTCTTTTTTTGCTTTTCGATAATGGATTATTTAATTGAATAAGAGATAGAATTAAGGGAGAGCTGACATGTATCGGAAGGGTTGCAATTACAAAAAGAGATTGCATATTCCCTTATAGATCCTGAAAAGAAGACAAGAACTCAAGAAAACATGTTTACATTGTATATATCCTTCAGGTTTTTGCCAAAATGCTAGTCGATACATATATAAGTACATGAAATGCTTCCTCTATCTCTATGTGCTCAAACATCTGTGGTGTCTTTTTCTCCCGCACACCCATAAACTGCAGCGCTATTTTTTTTTGATGAAGGTGTTTCATtaaaggcatcaagaagatgctatAAAGTTACAATGTGTAAGTCCTTGGTTAACTCTATAAGACAAAAAAACCTATATAGCTATGAGTTAACCAAGACCAAAAACCAAAAAGAATGACTATTAAGCCATATTAAGAGAGCCAATAAAATCTAAGAGGGGAATAACATCATTTACAGGGAAAAGGTTACTCCAACTAAACAGGTTCATTAGACACTTAGATTTCAGAAGGCTGGTGGAAGTTGAGATGCCTTCAAAACACTTGTTGTTCCTTTCTGTCCATATACACCAACAAATACATGCTGGGATCATTTGccagatttttttttatatggTTTTACCAGCTTTCCAGGAGCACCAGCCTTCGATGGCTTCCTTGATATCCTGAGGAATGGCCCAACTGAGGCAAAAAACTACTAAGAACATATTCCATATATCTGTTGCCACTAGACAATGCAAGAAGAGGTGGTTCACTGATTCTGCATTGTTGTAGCACATGTAGCATCTGTTGACTAGTTGGAAGTTTCTTCTGCATAGGTTGTCCTGGGTCGAGGCAGCATTTCTGAGAACAATCCAAGAAAAGCACATAACTTTTGTAGGTAGTTTTGACCTCCATATATGCTTCGATGGCCAATTATCTATCATTCCATTGGATTCACATAGTTTGTTGTACCCAGCCTTCACTGTATAATTACCCTTGCTAGAATTGCCCCACTTTAGTCTGTCTTGAGTTTGGAGGTCTATGGAGAAACCTTCAATAATTCTGTAGAGGTCAAAGAGTTGATCTAGTTCCCAGTCCTGCATGTTCCTTCTGAAAAGAGGTTCCCATATGTTCCCTGCTCTGTTCTGGGCTATTGTTGATTCAGGATCAATAGCTATCTGATATATGCCAAGGTGGGAATCTTTTAGAGGTTGGTTTTGAAGCCACCTATCCTTCCAGAATTTGACAGAATTACCATTTCCTACTTTGAAGGATACCTCTTGAAAGAATTCTTCTTTCATATTGTTGATATGTTTCCAAGGCCCTACTCCATATGGAGCTCTGCTTTTCTTTGTGCTCCAATTGTCTAGCTTCCCATACTTTGCTGTTACCACCTTTTCCCATATGCTGGTGCTTTCTTGTGCATACCTCCACCTCCACCACCATTTTAATAGTAGGCTCTTGTTGTGCTTTTGCAGGTCTCTGATACCTAGACGACCTTGGTTCTTTGGCATGATGACTTTGGACCACTTAACCAGGTGGAATTTATGACCTTCACTGTTGCCCTCCTATAGAAAAGTTCTTCTGGTTTTGTCTAGTTGCTTTTGGACTTTACTTGGCATAGGAAAAAGAGACATGATGTAAGTAGGAATGCTATCCAAAACACTATTGACAGTGTCAATCTCCCCCATCGACAAATATTGCATTTTCCATGTTGCCAATCTcagtgttgtgaagagcgtgaagcgagAAAAAGCGACAACCCCCATTTCGCTTAAAGCAAGAAGCGAGAAGCGAAGTGCtcgcttttttgaagtgaagcggaatttagaaaaagtatattaaaataaatactgcATAGACAACACAAGTAAACTGTAAGcaaatgttcaatacttcaatgtaaaaactaaagagtagcatcaattaaagcacaaaatgagcatcctattcttctacaagattATCAAGCGAGATGCGACATTTGGACCACCACCGATTAGATGCGCTTTTTGACGATAGATTCCCCCATTTGAAATCTTGTCACAAAAAAGACATCTAATTGTCATCTTGTTGGTCTCGCTAACTCTTGTAGAGTAAGCCCAAGCAGGGTCTTTCCTATCTTCTTTTGGTGCCATTAAAAGAACAACTACATAACACATTAGAAAAGGCAATAAAAACTAAGAAACTGTGAAAGAAGAACTGAAGGTAAAAAAAATTCTGTTGCTGGATTCTGGGAAAGAACCGAAGGTAAAAAAAATTCGCCAGCATTTCACTACTATTTGGACGTTGAAAcagtggaagaagaagaagagaaaatcatCACATACCTGTTGCTGGAATCTCTATTGAAGAACCCTAGTCGCAGAGACTCTCAGATGCTTTGCTGGTTGTGTTTAATAAAAGAACACTgaaaacctttcttttttaattaaataggctGGCAGCTGTTTAAATCAAAGAAGCGCTCGCTTCGGTCGCTTCGCTTCGCTTGGTCGCTTCTCGCTTTTTAGTGGGAAGCGGTCGCTTTTTCCTACTTGAGTCGCTTCACATGGCAGAAGCGAGGAATGGgtcgcttcgcttctcgctttaagcgaggAAGCGACCGCTTTTTCTAACAGTGGCCAATCTTTTCTCTACCTTTTCAATGACTCTATTCCAGACTTCAGTTGCTTTGTATTTTGCTCCTAAAGGAAGGCCTAGGTATGTTGTAGGGAAATGGCCAATGCCACCAACCCATAATTCTAGCTAGTTCCTCCAAATTAGGAACCTCATTCACAGAGTAGATCACACTTTTTGCCATATTGATGTGTAGCCTGAGATGGCTTCAAAAAGGAGAAGTGTCAAGTTTAGGTATTGAACTTGAAGCTTCTATGCCCCACAAAAAATTAAGGTGTCATCTGCATATAGCAAATGAGAAAATGATACTGGAATGTCAGTATTGTTGTCCACCTTAAACCCTTTTAACAACTGCATTTGTTTTGCCTTGTCAAGCATTTTGCTCAAACCCTCAATGGCTAAGATGAATAAGAAGGGAGACAGGGGGTCTCCTTGCCTTATCCCTTTTTGTGGGGAAAAGAAACCTGGGGTTCTGTTGATTAGGATGGAATATTTAATAGTGGTCAGGCTAAACTTGATCCATCTGTCCCCAAACCCCATATCTTTCCACATGGAAAGAAAGTATGTCCAATTGACTTTATCAAATGCTTTCTCTACATCTAGCTTGCATAGAATGCCTGGGACCCCACTCTTTAACCTCCCATCCAGTAACTCATTTGCTACAAGAGAAGCATCTGTGATCTGCCTGCTTTTCAGGAATGCATTTTGCTTTTCTGATACCAACTTCCAAATAAATGTCTTCAACATTTCTGCTAAGAGTTTGGCTATGATTTTGTATACACTTCCAATGAGACTTATGGGCCTGAAGTCTCTGAACTCTATTGCACCTTTCTTTTTGGGGATTAGTGTGATAAAAGAGGCATTGCATGACCTGATCATGTAGCAATGCTGATGGAAGTGGTTAATAGCACCCATTATGTCTGCTTTGATTATGTCCCATGCTCTTTGATAGAAAGCCATTGTAAATCCATCAGGTCCTGGGCTTTTATCTGGAGCACAAGAGTTGATTGATGCCTTCACTTCCTCTTCTTCAAAAGCTCTTTCTAGCCATATCTTCTCATCTGCTGTTAGGGAAGCTAGATTTTCAAACTTAGCACTAGGCCTCCAAGGTTCATTTTCAGTGTACAAGTCTTGATAGAAAGTTAGGATTTCAGCCTTAATCTCCTCACTGCCCTCACTAATTTCCTCCCCAATCATCAGTTTGTCTATGCAATTATTCCTTCTGTGGGAGTTGGCCATTTTCGGAAAAATTTTGGTGTTTCTATCTCCTTCTTTGAGCCATAGACACCTGGACTTTTGCCTCCACGAGACCTCTTCTGCCTTTGCCAACTGTTGCAGCTCCAGCTTAATGTGCATTGAATCTTCTTTTTCAGCTTGTGTCATTAGTCTGTTTTCGGTTTCTACTTCCATTAGAGCTAGAGCTTCCAAAAGTTTGGTCTTCCTTGCTTCCAGTTGGCCAAAAGACTCCTTGTTCCAACTGGTGAT belongs to Nicotiana tabacum cultivar K326 chromosome 6, ASM71507v2, whole genome shotgun sequence and includes:
- the LOC107765732 gene encoding uncharacterized protein LOC107765732 isoform X3: MNQRAGGRGRPSRTDGSDFSYRMVVDSRYTKVAKAKFRLAKLIFAQAVTQLMIEANVFISLAKKESPDRVFVSSLAIALVSVLAGELGRKRSRSNFLKFYVFGSSMAILLSVAYLAMSNFSLEVSDT
- the LOC107765732 gene encoding uncharacterized protein LOC107765732 isoform X2; translation: MNQRAGGRGRPSRTDGSDFSYRMVVDSRYTKVAKAKFRLAKLIFAQAVTQLMIEANVFISLAKKESPDRVFVSSLAIALVSVLAGELGRKRSRSNFLKFYVFGSSMAILLSVAYLAMSNFSLELLERY
- the LOC107765732 gene encoding uncharacterized protein LOC107765732 isoform X1: MNQRAGGRGRPSRTDGSDFSYRMVVDSRYTKVAKAKFRLAKLIFAQAVTQLMIEANVFISLAKKESPDRVFVSSLAIALVSVLAGELGRKRSRSNFLKFYVFGSSMAILLSVAYLAMSNFSLEFRELIFQQGRSGSIYHFNQAKMIKVWRL